The window ATGCCTGGGATGGCGATATTCAGGAGTTCAATAACCCGCTGCCGCGCTGGTGGCTGTGGAGCTTCTACGGCACGGTGCTGTTCGCCATCATCTACTGGATCATCTATCCCGCCTGGCCCGTCGGCAGCACTTACACCAAGGGGCTGCTGAATACCATCACCTTTACGGTGGACGGCGAACCGCACACCACGCACTGGAACACGCGCGCGCGCCTGATAAAGGACATGCAGGAAGGTAAGGAGGCGCTGCGCAGCAAGGAATACATGGAGAAGGTCGCCGCCGCCAGTTACGCCCAGATCCTCGCCGACCCTGACATGATGGCCTTCGTGCGCTCCGTCGCCAAGGGGCTGTTCGGCGACAACTGCGCCGCCTGTCACGGCAGTGGTGGCACCGGCGTGATGGGCCTGTTCCCCAATCTGGCCGATGACGACTGGCTGTGGGGCGGCACGGTAGAGGACATCCAGACCACGCTGGCCGAGGGCCGTGTCGGTTACATGCCTGCGTTCGGCCGCACCTTCAGCGAGGAGCAGATCGATGACGTCGCTAATTTCGTGCTCAGCCTGTCGGGTTATGATGTCGCTGCCGACAAACTGGTGCGTGGCAAGCAGCTGTTCACCACCGATGCCGGCGGCTGCTACTACTGTCACACGGCGGCCGGTACCGGTCTGCAGAGCCAGGGTGCAGCCGACCTGACCGACAACATCTGGACCGTCGCCGACGTGTCGGGACAGGCCGACCTCAAGAGTAATGTCGCCGCGGTCAAGTCGGTCGTGCGCAACGGTGTGCACCGTATCATGCCCGGCTGGCAGGGGCGTCTGGACGCCACCCAGATCAAGTTGCTCACCGTCTACGTGCACGAACTCGGCGGAGGGCAGTGAATGAGCGCCGGGTGACCGTTTGGGTGCGGCGCGCAGGTGAACGGCCTCCGCCGCGGTGCCCGACGCCCGGCCTCGCTAGTCGCATTGATTCATGACCGGCGGCACTTCACAAGAGCTCTATCAGGCCCGCATCCCGATCTATCCACGGTCGGTGCATGGACGGTTCCGCACACTCAAATGGGGCATCCTCGCCCTGGCCTACGGTGTCTACTTCCTGCTCCCCTGGGTGCGTTGGGAGCGTGCCGTCGGCATCCCCCAGGCAGTATCCTTCGACATCGAGGCACGCCGCTTCTACCTCTTCGATCTGGTGGTCCACGCGCAGGACATCTTCTGGCTCGCCGGCTTGCTGGTGATCGCCGCCCTGCTGCTGTTCTTCGTCACCGGTATCGCCGGGCGCGTGTTCTGTGGCTATTTCTGCTTTCAGACGCTGTGGACCGATGTCTTCGTGCTGGTCGAGCGCCTGGTCCAGGGTGAACGGCCGGCACGTATCCGCCTGGACAAGCAACCCTGGAATGCGGAGAAGATCACCAAGAAGGTGCTGACGCATACCATCTGGCTCTGCGTCGGCTTCTGGACCGGATTCACTTTCACCCTCTATTGGGGCAATGCCCCCGACCTGTTCCATGCCTTCTTCACCGGTGCCGGGCCCTTCCCGGCCTACGCCACCACGTTGTTCATTACCCTGACGACGTACGTGATGGCCGGGCTGGCACGCGAGCAGGTCTGCACCTACATGTGTCCCTACTCGCGCTTCCAGGGTGCGATGTTCGATCGCAGCACGCTGATCGTCGCCTACGACGAGCGCCGCGGCGAGGGGGAGGCCGGACGGCACAAGGTCGCACGTGGCTTCAAGTCGCGCGAGGAGCGGGCAGCACAGGGGGCGGGCGACTGCATCGACTGCGGTTATTGCGTGCAGGTCTGCCCGGCCGGCATCGATATCCGTGACGGCCTGCAGTATCAGTGCATCTCCTGCGCACTGTGTATCGATGCCTGCGACACCATCATGGATTCGCTGGACTGGCCGCGGGGGCTGATCAAGTACACCTCCGAGAAGGCGCAACAGGGCGAGAAGACCCGCCTGTTCACCGCCAAGAACGTCGGTTATGGCGTGGCACTGCTGGCGGCCATCGCCGCGCTGGTGATGAGCATCCTCGGCGCGGCACCCCTGGAGTTCACTGTCGCGCAGGTACGACAGCCGCTGTTCGTACAGCTGTCCGACGGCCGCATCCAGAACAGCTACGAGATCAAGCTCAACAACAAGACCGATCAAGCCATACCCTTCGTACTGGAGATCGCCGGCCTGGCGAACGCCGAGCTGGACCTGGGGCAGGTGGACCCGACGCACCTGAGGCTGGTGCCGGAACAGAGCATGCGTCTGCTGGCGCGCGTGCGGGTCATGCCGCAGGGTGGCGACGCCAAGTCGCGCGAATTCGCTTTCATCGTGCGGCCACCGGCCGATCTCGATATCCCGGCGCTCGAGCAGCCGGCGAATTTCCATCTCGCGGGGCCGCGCTGAGTCATGCAGGCATTACTCTCACTGCCCGTCGGCATCGTCGCCCAGCTGCTGTTGTTCCTGCTGCTGCACCGGGTGGTCCGTATGGCGGTCAAACCGGCCGCGCTGATCGTCGCGCTGGCCTCGGTGGCACTCTATGTCCCCTACGCGATCCTGATCTGGCCGGGTGCGGACGTACTGGCCCTGCACCTGGCGGTGTACCTGCTGGTCGCCTACGCGCTCGGACTGGTGATGGGCCAGCGTGCCGCCGGCGAAAAGGTGGGATTTCATTGGGCGCCGACCATCATCATTGCCTTCTTCGTCGTGCTGGTGCTGTTCAACGGGGTGCTGGTAGTGGTGTCGACCCAGGGGTTGCCGGAGCCGCTGGCGCGCGTGTTGCTGCCGCCGCCGATGGCTCAGCGCGGCGTCAGTTCTGCGTTTCCCGGTGTGGTACAGCACGACTTCCAGAAGAAAGAGGCGCTGTATAACGCCTACCTCGAACAGGTCGAGCGGCAGCAGGCGCGCGGCTGGAAGGTGCACAAGGGTTGGCTGGGCGAGGCCCGGGCAGGTCACCCCAGTCTGTTCCAGGTCATCGTTACCGACCGCGACGACCGGCCGATTGCGGCTGCCGAAGTCAGCGGTACCTTCCTGCGTCCCGCGGATACACGCCTGGATCAGCCGTTCGTGTTGACCGAGGTGGCACCGGGTCAGTATCGGGGTGAGTTCACCCTGCCGGTGCCGGGTATCTGGCAGCTGGTCCTGGAAATTCAGCGTGGTGCGGATCTTCACGAGGTCCGTGGCACCACCTCCATCGCCGACTGACAGGCGTCATGCCGCGCGTGCGGTGTACCGTCCTGATACTATTTTTACATGAGCAGCATCCAGCCCGAGATCGTCAGCAGCGCGCCGGTGGCGGAGGGCACCGACAGCGGTTGTTTCCACTGTGGCCTGCCGGTGCCCGTTGGCAGTCACTATCGGACGGTGATCGACGGTCGCGCCCGTGCCATGTGCTGCCCGGGCTGCCAGGCCGTGGCGGAGAGTATCGTCGCCGCCGGTCTGGGCGATTACTATCGCCACCGCACCGCGCCCTCGCGTACCGCCCGGGAACTGGTGCCCGAGGCGCTGCACCAGTTCGAGCTCTACGACCGCGACGAGATCCAGCAGACCTTCGTCCATGTCGACCCGCACGCGCTGCGCGAGGCGTCGCTGATCCTCGAGGGCATCGTCTGCGCGGCCTGCGTGTGGCTGAACGAGCGGCACATCGGCCGCTTGCCGGGTGTCGTGGAGTTCAACGTCAATTACACCACCCATCGCGCACGGGTGAAGTGGGACGACAGCCGCGTCCACCTGAGCGACATCCTGGGCGCCATCGCCGCCATCGGCTACATCGCCCACCCCTTCGATCCCGGCCGGCAGGAGGAGGTGTTCAAACGCGAGCGTCGGCAGGCGCTGCGCCGTATTGCCGTCGCCGGCCTCGGCATGATGCAGGTGATGATGCTGGCGGTGGCGCTGTACGCCGGTGACTACAAGGGTATCGACGCGGATCTGGCGCGCTTTCTGCGCTGGGTGAGCCTGCTGATCGCGCTGCCGGTACTGCTGTATGCCGCGCGCCCGTTCTTTCAAAGCGCCTGGCGCGACCTGCGACGGTGGCGGCTGGGCATGGACGTGCCGGTGTCGCTCGCCATCGGCGGCGCCTTCGCGGCCAGCGTCTGGCATACGGTGATCGACGCGGGCGAGGTCTATTTCGACTCGGTGACCATGTTCACCTTCTTTCTGCTGACGGGGCGCTATCTGGAGATGATTGCGCGCCACCGCGCGGGCCAGGCGGCGGAGGAACTGGTGCGCCTGCTGCCGGCGACGGCGACGCGCATCGGCGCGCAGGGCGACGAGGTGGTCGCGGTCGCCGAACTGGTGCCGGGCGATCGCACGCGCATCCGGCCCGGCGAGACCGTGCCGGCCGACGGTACCGTGCTGGAGGGGATCAGCTCGGTGGACGAGGCGCTGCTCACCGGCGAGAGCCTGCCGTTGGCGCGCCGTGCCGGAGATGCCTTGATCGGTGGCACGGTCAATGTCGAAAGTCCGCTGGTAATGCGGGTCGACAAGGTCGGTACCGACACGGTGCTGTCGTCCATCGTGCGCCTGCTCGATCGTGCCCAGTGCGAAAAACCGCACGTCGCCAAGGTCGCGGACCGCGTGGCGGCCTGGTTCACCCTCGGCCTGTTGCTGCTCGCGGGTGCGGTTGCCTGGTACTGGTGGCAGGTCGAGCCGGCGCGTGCCTTCGCCATCACCCTGTCGGTGCTGGTGGTCACCTGTCCCTGCGCGCTGTCGCTGGCAACCCCCGTGGCGCTGACCGCCGCCACCGGCGCGCTGACCCGACTGGGTGTACTGACCACGCGCAGCCACGCACTCGAGACGCTGGCGCGCGTCACCCACGTCGTGTTCGACAAGACCGGCACGCTGACCGAGGGGCGCCTGCAGCTGACCCAGGTGACACGGCTGGGTGCGCTCACCCGCGACCGCTGCCAGGCGCTGGCGGCGGCGCTGGAGCAGGGCTCGGAGCATCCGTTGGGGCGCGCCCTGGTCGCGGCCGGCGCGGCGGGCGGACTGGTGGCGAGCGACCAGCGTGCCGTCCCGGGCGAGGGTGTCGAGGGCCGCATCCAGGGCACGCTCTATCGCATCGGCACCCACGAGTTCGCACTCGGCCTGGGTGGCCGCGCGCCGACGCTGCCCGAGGCCCTGCGCGAGGCCGTCGGCACGGTGGTCTATCTCGCCGATCCACGCGGTCTGCTGGCGGGCTTCGTGTTCGAGGACACGCTGCGCGCCGGCGCCGCCGAGACGGTCACCGAGCTGCGCCGGCTGGGGATCGAGGTGCAGTTGTTGAGCGGTGACGGCGAACGGCCGGTGCGACAGGTGGCGGATACGCTCGGCATCGCGGTCGCCGCAGCACGCCTGAAACCAGCGGACAAGCTGGCGCGGCTGCAGGCATTGCAGTCGCAGGGCGCTATCGTCGCCATGATCGGCGATGGCGTGAACGACGCACCGGTGCTGGCGGCCGCGCAGGTATCGGTCGCCATGGGCAGTGGCACGCACCTGGCGGCGGTGGCCGCGGACATGGTGCTGCTGTCAGAGCACCTGCTGCCTCTGGCGGTGGGCGTGAGGGCGGCGCGCCGTACCCTCGGCATCATCCGCCAGAACCTCGGCTGGGCGCTGCTCTACAATGTGTTGGCGGTACCGTTGGCCGCGATGGGCTGGATAGCACCGTGGATGGCGGCGATCGGCATGTCGGCGAGTTCGGTATTGGTGGTGTTGAATGCGCTGCGGCTGCGCGAAATCACGGCTCCACAGCAGGGCGAGGGGCGGCCGGAGGCACCCTTTCCGGCCCCGGAGTGAGGTGCGATGGATATCCTGTATCTGTTGATTCCGCTGGGCGTGGTGCTCATGGTGATCGCCGTTGCCGCCTTCATGTGGGCGGTCAAGAGCGGCCAGTACGAGGACCTGGAGGGGCCGGCCCACCGCATCCTCATGGATGACGACGATCCGCGCATCCCGGGGCATGGTGGCATCGCAGAGGATGCCGTTCGGGACCCAGAGTCTGATGAGCCGGAGCGGTTGAAGGACGACCACGCGTAGTATAAGATTCCCCTAATATTCCTGGTGCAAGCGAACCACCAGACGGGGTAAAGCCAACAGCTGCAATCACCACGGAAGCACCCGGAAAACACGGACGAGGGTATACGCCTCACCCGCCAGATGCTGAACCGGGGTTTCACGACGTTGTTCCGTTTCAGTGCCTTCCGTGGCCGAAACGAGTATTTTCAGGACGGATAAACCATGTTCAGTTTCGAAAACTTTCCGATGGTCATTATCGTGGGTCTGGTGGTGTTGGCCTGGCTGAGTTTCTTCTCCGTCATCTTCTTCGGTTGAGTCCGGCACGCACGCACCCCCGGAATGAAAACGGCCTCCCGGGAGGGAGGCCGTTTCTGGTTCTTCACCCGGCATCAGGCCTGGTGTAGCGCTCGCCTCAGGCCTCGAGGCTGGAGCGCAGTTTCTTCATGGCGTTGTTCTCGATCTGCCGGATGCGCTCGGCCGACACCTGGTGGCGGTCCGCCAGTTCCCGCAGTGTGGTCTTGCTGTCATCGAGCCAGCGCGCCTGAACGATGTCGCGGCTACGTTCGTCGAGCCGGTCCAGGGCCGAATGCAGGGCCTGCATCTCGTGGTTCTCCCAGTCCTGGGCCTCGACCTGGGCCGCCGGGTCCATGCGGGCGTCGCGCAGATACCCGGACGGTGCGAACTGCCGGTCGTCGTCGTCATCGCCAACCGGACTCTCGAAGGCGATGTCCTGACCGCTCAGGCGTGCCTCCATCTCCAGCACGACCTCCGGTTTGACGCCCAGATCCTGGGCGACCGCCTCGACCTCTGCGCCGCTCAGCCAGCCCAGGCGCTTCTTGGCGCTGCGCAGGTTGAAGAACAGTTTGCGCTGGGCCTTGGTGGTGGCGACCTTCACGATGCGCCAGTTACGCAGGATGAATTCATGGATCTCGGCCCGGATCCAGTGCACCGCGAACGATACCAGGCGCACGCCGACGCTGGGGTCGAAGCGCTTCACGGCCTTCATCAGGCCGATATTGCCTTCCTGGATCAGATCGCCCAGGGGCAGACCATAGCCACCGTAGCCGCGGGCGACGTGCACGACGAAGCGCAGGTGCGAGACGATCAGCCGTCGCGCCGCCTTCAGGTCATTGCTCTCCCGCAGGCGCACCGCCAGGTCGTGCTCCTCCTCCGGGCTCAGCATGGAGACGCGGTTCACCGCCTGGATGTAGCCGGACAGGTCGCCCCCCGGCATCGGCAGCGTAATATCCTGATTGAGACGGGCCAGTACTTGGCTCATTGTGGTCTGTCCTCCTGATTTTCCCGCTCGACGTGGCAGGATCTGACACTGCGTAAGAGTTTAGCAGTCGTAACCTTAGAGTGCCAAATCACCGGTTGGTTCCGTGCGGGTTGGGGTGAGGCGTGAGGCGTGAGGCGAAAGGCGAAAGGCGAAAGGCGAAAAAGCAAACCCGTTTTTGGCCACGGAAGCACACGGAAAAACACGGAAAAGGGCATTGTGAACACCGTCTATCCGGTAACCGTGTGTCACCATAACTACCTGTTACCACAAAAGAATTTACCGTCTCCGTAAAGTACAACCCCAGCCTGGAAACCCCTTACAGTCTCATCAGATGAAGGGTGCGTCGGCGCCATCGACGTACCGTGGCGCGGTCCGCAGGGCCACGCTTGCCGTACCCCGTCATGTAATCTCGTGGGGTTTTAACGAGGTATTCTTTCCGTGTTTTTCCGTGTGCTTCCGTGGCTAAGATTTTTTACGCCTCACGCCTCACGCCTCACTATCCCCCCAGACTGACCACTTATTTTGGTGTCAACCACAAACTTGGTTGCGGCCATGGGCCTTGGCGGCGTACAGGGCGCGGTCGGCCAGGGTGAGCAGTTCCGTGAGATCGACCTCGGTGTCGTCGGCGGTGGAGGCCAGGCCGATACTGACGGTGATGGGATGGCCGGCGGGACGCAGGGCCTCGATCTGTCGGCGTAGCGACTCGGCCCGGCC is drawn from Gammaproteobacteria bacterium and contains these coding sequences:
- the ccoP gene encoding cytochrome-c oxidase, cbb3-type subunit III, whose translation is MSEAKTKQQGAVQTTGHAWDGDIQEFNNPLPRWWLWSFYGTVLFAIIYWIIYPAWPVGSTYTKGLLNTITFTVDGEPHTTHWNTRARLIKDMQEGKEALRSKEYMEKVAAASYAQILADPDMMAFVRSVAKGLFGDNCAACHGSGGTGVMGLFPNLADDDWLWGGTVEDIQTTLAEGRVGYMPAFGRTFSEEQIDDVANFVLSLSGYDVAADKLVRGKQLFTTDAGGCYYCHTAAGTGLQSQGAADLTDNIWTVADVSGQADLKSNVAAVKSVVRNGVHRIMPGWQGRLDATQIKLLTVYVHELGGGQ
- the ccoG gene encoding cytochrome c oxidase accessory protein CcoG — its product is MTGGTSQELYQARIPIYPRSVHGRFRTLKWGILALAYGVYFLLPWVRWERAVGIPQAVSFDIEARRFYLFDLVVHAQDIFWLAGLLVIAALLLFFVTGIAGRVFCGYFCFQTLWTDVFVLVERLVQGERPARIRLDKQPWNAEKITKKVLTHTIWLCVGFWTGFTFTLYWGNAPDLFHAFFTGAGPFPAYATTLFITLTTYVMAGLAREQVCTYMCPYSRFQGAMFDRSTLIVAYDERRGEGEAGRHKVARGFKSREERAAQGAGDCIDCGYCVQVCPAGIDIRDGLQYQCISCALCIDACDTIMDSLDWPRGLIKYTSEKAQQGEKTRLFTAKNVGYGVALLAAIAALVMSILGAAPLEFTVAQVRQPLFVQLSDGRIQNSYEIKLNNKTDQAIPFVLEIAGLANAELDLGQVDPTHLRLVPEQSMRLLARVRVMPQGGDAKSREFAFIVRPPADLDIPALEQPANFHLAGPR
- a CDS encoding FixH family protein, producing the protein MQALLSLPVGIVAQLLLFLLLHRVVRMAVKPAALIVALASVALYVPYAILIWPGADVLALHLAVYLLVAYALGLVMGQRAAGEKVGFHWAPTIIIAFFVVLVLFNGVLVVVSTQGLPEPLARVLLPPPMAQRGVSSAFPGVVQHDFQKKEALYNAYLEQVERQQARGWKVHKGWLGEARAGHPSLFQVIVTDRDDRPIAAAEVSGTFLRPADTRLDQPFVLTEVAPGQYRGEFTLPVPGIWQLVLEIQRGADLHEVRGTTSIAD
- the cadA gene encoding cadmium-translocating P-type ATPase, producing MSSIQPEIVSSAPVAEGTDSGCFHCGLPVPVGSHYRTVIDGRARAMCCPGCQAVAESIVAAGLGDYYRHRTAPSRTARELVPEALHQFELYDRDEIQQTFVHVDPHALREASLILEGIVCAACVWLNERHIGRLPGVVEFNVNYTTHRARVKWDDSRVHLSDILGAIAAIGYIAHPFDPGRQEEVFKRERRQALRRIAVAGLGMMQVMMLAVALYAGDYKGIDADLARFLRWVSLLIALPVLLYAARPFFQSAWRDLRRWRLGMDVPVSLAIGGAFAASVWHTVIDAGEVYFDSVTMFTFFLLTGRYLEMIARHRAGQAAEELVRLLPATATRIGAQGDEVVAVAELVPGDRTRIRPGETVPADGTVLEGISSVDEALLTGESLPLARRAGDALIGGTVNVESPLVMRVDKVGTDTVLSSIVRLLDRAQCEKPHVAKVADRVAAWFTLGLLLLAGAVAWYWWQVEPARAFAITLSVLVVTCPCALSLATPVALTAATGALTRLGVLTTRSHALETLARVTHVVFDKTGTLTEGRLQLTQVTRLGALTRDRCQALAAALEQGSEHPLGRALVAAGAAGGLVASDQRAVPGEGVEGRIQGTLYRIGTHEFALGLGGRAPTLPEALREAVGTVVYLADPRGLLAGFVFEDTLRAGAAETVTELRRLGIEVQLLSGDGERPVRQVADTLGIAVAAARLKPADKLARLQALQSQGAIVAMIGDGVNDAPVLAAAQVSVAMGSGTHLAAVAADMVLLSEHLLPLAVGVRAARRTLGIIRQNLGWALLYNVLAVPLAAMGWIAPWMAAIGMSASSVLVVLNALRLREITAPQQGEGRPEAPFPAPE
- the ccoS gene encoding cbb3-type cytochrome oxidase assembly protein CcoS; its protein translation is MDILYLLIPLGVVLMVIAVAAFMWAVKSGQYEDLEGPAHRILMDDDDPRIPGHGGIAEDAVRDPESDEPERLKDDHA
- the rpoH gene encoding RNA polymerase sigma factor RpoH, coding for MSQVLARLNQDITLPMPGGDLSGYIQAVNRVSMLSPEEEHDLAVRLRESNDLKAARRLIVSHLRFVVHVARGYGGYGLPLGDLIQEGNIGLMKAVKRFDPSVGVRLVSFAVHWIRAEIHEFILRNWRIVKVATTKAQRKLFFNLRSAKKRLGWLSGAEVEAVAQDLGVKPEVVLEMEARLSGQDIAFESPVGDDDDDRQFAPSGYLRDARMDPAAQVEAQDWENHEMQALHSALDRLDERSRDIVQARWLDDSKTTLRELADRHQVSAERIRQIENNAMKKLRSSLEA